agcaacctccagctgttctgaaactacaactcccagaatcctcctttttcttctatgggagttacaataaCAGCCAAGTaagcatgcatgctgggagttgtagttgcagagtgccggaggttgctgatcccagcCCTTTACCCTTTCAAAACACATATACGCTCGGCCAGGCccagtgtgcatgtgtgtgggcaCCTAACTATGTACCGCATTCAGAACAATGTCAGCTTTCTGCAGAGACTGTGGTGAGGCTGTACTTAGACACGGTAGTCAATCAgaacaagcagagctgcagtgtaaaacaTGGGGGAAACTAGCATTTACTCACCCATTTAGTTCATTCGGGGGGAGGGGAGTAAGAAAAATGTGAAAAGACTCTTTATGCtccataaaaatgtgaaaaaaacaaaacaatttttttttttaaatacagggccaaagcctgaggctgcactactgagagattGTGCTGACAACAGGTCCGCTTACTGTCAGGTGCAGCGTGGCCATGGAGACCTTGTGTTGGATCCAGATTACCACCCATATTATTGTCCACAGATGCTGGCGCCGTATAAGGGTGTAGATATCAATCAAAGCATGGTCTTTGTACCTGACAGACAGACTtttagtagtgcagcctcaggctttgggCCTGTAACATCAAgtgatgattaaaaaaaaaaaagttttcacatTTTAATGTCTCCAGCAGGGGGCAGAGTGTGCAGCGTCCTTTATCCACTTACGTCCCCGTCGCACttgtcctgctcctctcctggatcTTCGCTCTTCTCCTCCATGTCCGGCGTCTCTGTCTCGTTTGTGTCTGGTTTTGCCTCCTGTTTGTCGGATTTCTCCCCCCGCtcgccctcttcctcctcctcctgcttcgTGTTTTGCTCCTCTGATGTCTTCTCCGCAGGCTCAGAtggtgaattctccgccaccggCGATCCGTCTACGCTTTCCTTGTCCCTCAGAGCAGCGTCGCCCTCCTCTGATTTATCTCCATTCTCTTTCGCAGGTGCGTTGTACGTTTCAACGTCAAAGTCCATATCAGATTGGGATTTCCGAAACTTACGACTGGGAGGTCTCCGCTTTATGGAGCCTCTAGTGCGGACCTAGAGCGAAGAGAACAGCATTATGTCTAATATCAGTTATTATTTATATCTATcattattttatatgtattattaTTCCACAATTGTTATTATTCttctatatttattattttttatgttattactttttattataattttatatttatcatattatttttacatatttttattattttatatttattgttattatttttgtATTCTTATTAcatattgttattattttatattttatattactttttattataattttatatttatcattatattatttttatatatttttattattattattttatatgtacCGCTATTATTTTTGTATTCTTATTGCATATTGTTATTATTtaatatttcttatttttattaatattagtttatatgtattatttttatattgttctaatatatttattactattatattcagtattattatatatttttatatatatatatatttttttaagatatatattttttttaaataaatgtaataGGAACAAAGGAAGGGGTACCAGTGTATTAGACCTTATCCAAAGTCCAAATAACAGAGAGAGGGAAGAATCCACATCACTCCAAGGACTTGCAGGTCTTATTAAGGTGGGTGAGATGTGCATTTCGTATATATGCACCCTGGACCTATGGGCTATTAATCCCATCAATGCCCCCACTGCACAAAGGTGTATGTGATGGGTAGGATGGGCTTGTTCCCCCTTAGGCAgcactgggctttagaatatggTCTGGCTTTTTCTTatacttaggccccattcacacgaccggggcctatgtattttttgcagatagatggggctgcaaaaaatttggacagccttagtcacatggcctaggcgcatctCAGTCCCATAGACGTCAATGGGGtttagctgcagtaccaagcgcagccactatataatgtacggcgctgtgcttggtgagctgcaaggAGGGTGCAGCACttaccagagctccggtgagcactgtggcttcctcaaacagctgattggcaggggtgctgggagtcggacccctaacgatctcatattgataacctcaccttaggataggccatcaataagaaaatcccggaaaacctctTAACTCTGCTGCTATAATGATTTATGGATTAATTGTGTGCTGCATAcaactgccactagggggagctcccggCACACTGATTTTTAAAACGCCCATTGAGATCAATGGGAGCTGCCTGCAGGGGATGGAGGCgtttaaggttactttcacactcgcgttttggctttccgtttgtgatatccgttcagggctctcacaagcagtctaaaacggatcagttttctaacGCATTCTGAatcgaaaaggatccgctcagaatgcatcagtttgcctctgatcagtcatcattccgctctggagacggacaccaaaacactgcctgcagcgtccgtctgacgaaactgagccagacGGTGCTGCCACTCAGCAGAGTCACTTactctccctggtcttcttcccgccgcgctgtactgtgacctgacagcaCACAGCGTGCGCATCTATGTGCACTATGTGCGGACGCTGTATGTGTCAGGACACAGAGCGgggccggaagaagaccagggaaggtgagtacagccagtgcaGCGCTGTTCTCACCTCCCTTGCCTCCCACATGCTAATGACTGGTTCCATAATGGATgcggtcattagcattttcactAGATGTTTTGGCCGGGGGCCACAGGAATTGATCCCGGGGGCCATATGCGTCCCACGGGCCGGAGATCCCCCACTCCTGATGTAGATGATAATGTCTAGAATTTCTTCAATGACATCAAATGTTACCTTAGTGAAGCTCTGCAGATGACTGCCCTCTGGTGGCTGTTCAAAACTGACCGGTGATGCCTCTATGTTGCTGGAATGTGACTGGACACCGGGGCTGCTGGGTGTCGATGGGGGTGTGCTCCATGGAGAGGCCATGGTTTTTAATCCGGGGCTCTTTGGGGGTGGTCCCGGAAGAAGAGCTGCAGGAGCGAAGGCCAAGTTAGCCTGGAAACAGAACAAAACCATGATAAGAGCGTGCAGCAAATTAGTCGTGAAAACTAcagggcaacaggtatataaaaTCGTAAcacataccagctgtacatatataattatatacaggagatgcccaggttataccagctgtacatatataattatatacaggagatgcccaggttataccagctgtacatgtataattacatacaggagatgcccaggttatgccagctgtacatatataattatatacaggagatacccaggttataccagcatgctccatatcactatatacaagaagatgtataacttataccagctgtacatatataattatatacaggagatgcccaggttataccagctgtacatatataattatatacaggagatacccaggttataccagctgtacatatataattatatacaggagatgcccaggttataccagcatgctccatatcactatatacaagaagatgtgtaacttataccagctgtacatatataattatatacaggagatgcccaggttataccagctgtacatatataattatatacaggagatgcccaggttataccagcatgctccatatcactatatacaagaagatgtataacttataccagctgtacatatataattatatacaggagatgcccaggttataccagctgtacatatataattatatacaggagatacccaggttataccagctgtgcatatataattatatacaggagatgcccaggttataccagcatgctccatatcactatatacaagaagatgtataacttataccagctgtacatacataattatatacaggagatacccaggttataccagcatgctccatatcactatatacaagaagatgtataacttataccagccgtacatatataattatatacaggagatgcccaggttataccagctgtacatatataattatatacaggagatgcccaggttataccagctgtacatatataattatatacaggagatacccaggttataccagcatgctccatatcactatatacaagaagatgtgtaacttataccagctgtacatatataattatatacaggagatgcccaggttataccagctgtacatatataattatctacaggagatgcccaggttataccagctgtacatatataattatatacaggagatacccaggttataccagcatgctccatatcactatatacaagaagatgtataacttataccagctgtacatatataattatatacaggagatgaccaggttataccagcatggtctataTCACTACAGTATATGGACTGTCCGATGTGGCCTTACCATCACTTACCTGAAGTTTCTCAATTAGAGGGGAACTCTTCACCTTGATCTTAGGCACCTGTGAGTGCGGGGGAGACAGTTTCTAAAAGAAAAGAGGAGCAGAAAGAACCGCATTAAAATTACTGTTTTAACCTTTATTACCAGACACATGGACAGTGTTCACACTTAGGGTACAGGACACTCTctgtctaatctatctatctcatatctatctcatatctatctatctatctcatatctatctatctatctatctatctatctatctcatatctatctcatatctatcatctatctcatatctatctatctatctatctatctatctatctatctcatatctatctcatatctatctatctatctatctcatatctatctatctatctatctatctcatatctatctatctatctatctatctatctcatatctatctcatatctatctatctatctatctcatatctatctatctatctatctatctatctatctcatatctatctcatatctatctatctatctatctcatatctatctatctatctatctatctcatatctatctatctatctatctatctcatatctatctatctatctatctatctcatatctatctatctatctatctatctatatctatctatctatctcatatctatctcatatcttctatctatctatctatctcatatcttctatctattatctatctatctgtctatctatctatcatctatctcatatcttctatctatctatctatctatctatctatctcatatctatctatctatctatctatctatctatctatctcatatctatctatttatctatctatctcatatctatctatctatctatctatctatctatctatctatctatctatctcatatctatctcatatctatctcatatcttctatctatctatctatctatctatctcatatctatctatctatctatctatctcatatctatctatttatctatctatctcatatctatctatctatctatctatctatctatctatctcatatctatccattatctatctcatatctatctatctatctatctatctatctatctatctctcatatcttctatctatctatctcatatcttctatctatctatctatctatctatctcatatcttctatctatctatcatctatctatctcatatctatctatctatctatcgaatatctatctcacatcttctatctatctatctatctatctatctatctatctcatatctatctatctcacatcttctatctatctatctatctatctatcatctatcatctatctatcatctatctatctcatatcttctatctatctatctatctatctatctcatatcttctatctatctatctatctatctcatatctatctatttatctatctatctcatatctatctatctatctcatatctatctatctatctatctatctatctatctcatatctatctatctatctcctatctatctatctatctatctatctatctatctatctcatatctatctcatatctatctcatatccatctatctatctcatatctatctatctcatatctatctatctatatctatctatctcatatctatctcatatctatctatctatctatctatctcatatctatctcatatctatctatctatctatctatctatctcatatctatctatctatctatctatctatctcatatctatctatctatctatctatctcatatctatctatctatctatctatctatatctatctatctatctcatatctatctcatatcttctatctatctatctatctcatatcttctatctattatctatctatctgtctatctatctatcatctatctcatatcttctatctatctatctatctatctatctatctatctatctatctatctatctcatatctatctatctatctcatatctatctatttatctatctatctcatatctatctatctatctatctatctatctatctatctatctatctatctatctcatatctatctcatatcttctatctatctatctatctatctatctatctatctatctatctatctatctatctaactatctcatatctatctatctatctatctatctatctatctcatatctatctatttatctatctatctcatatctatctatctatctatctatctatctatctatctcatatctatccattatctatctcatatctatctatctatctatctatctatctctcatatcttctatctatctatctcatatcttctatctatctatctatctatctcatatcttctatctatctatctatctatctatctatctcatatctatctatttatctatctatctcatatctatctatctcatatctatctatctatctatctatctatctatctcatatctatccattatctatctcatatctatctatctatctatctctcatatcttctatctatctatctcatatcttctatctatctatctatctcatatcttctatctatctatcatctatctatctcatatctatctatctatctatctatcgaatatctatctcacatcttctatctatctatctatctatctatcatctatcatctatctatcatctatctatctcatatcttctatctatctatctatctatctcatatcttctatctatctatcta
This is a stretch of genomic DNA from Bufo gargarizans isolate SCDJY-AF-19 chromosome 3, ASM1485885v1, whole genome shotgun sequence. It encodes these proteins:
- the RCSD1 gene encoding capZ-interacting protein gives rise to the protein MEGKSAESGSGEEPAPPSVAKLAGLFGDTLNSPKKEVPPPHKPTRRKPPCSLPLPKTEVTNNGDEKLSPPHSQVPKIKVKSSPLIEKLQANLAFAPAALLPGPPPKSPGLKTMASPWSTPPSTPSSPGVQSHSSNIEASPVSFEQPPEGSHLQSFTKVRTRGSIKRRPPSRKFRKSQSDMDFDVETYNAPAKENGDKSEEGDAALRDKESVDGSPVAENSPSEPAEKTSEEQNTKQEEEEEGERGEKSDKQEAKPDTNETETPDMEEKSEDPGEEQDKCDGDDKPEK